The Enoplosus armatus isolate fEnoArm2 chromosome 5, fEnoArm2.hap1, whole genome shotgun sequence genome contains the following window.
GCAGAAACTTCAAACTCTTGAAGTGTCAAGGCAGCGAGCACTCCATGGGGTCTTGTGAGTCAGGCAGGAGGTGGCAGTTGAAGGGCCAGCTGAAGGAGAAGAGATCCAGGGCTTGGCTGCATTGCTGCTCAGCAGAGGAGCAGACTGAGCGGCAGGGCTGGAGGACGCCACCCTGAGGGCTGCACTGGGGCAGAAACATCCCACACACCAGCCTCCGCAAGGGCTCGAAGCACGCCAGCTCCATCAGCACCTGGACGACAAAACGGAGAAACGGGCAGCGTGTGAGGTTGAATGTCTGGCTTGTGCAGTTGCTAAAAGAAGTTTGTGTGTTCGTGCTTCCCAGGAGCCCCACTTCTGAAGCTCATACAAAAGCAGCAAGAAAATATAAGTAGGTAACGAAGGTAGCTTTTACCCGGTACTGTCGCAGGAGTGTGGCAGCTTCTCTCTGATCAGCAATGGACAACCAGATGTTTGGGAATGAGGTGAGGTTGTAGCTGAGGCCTCGACACATCTCTACCTCTATGAACTCACACGATGACGCTGAGGGCATGGAGAAAGGAAATCATTCCTATTCTTATTATACACGTTCACACAaatcctctctgtcctgcaAATGTTTATTCTGaaagggttttatttttaaaaagtgatttcaacataaaaactctggacacaaaaacaactgtgaCTCTCTAGTGGGACTCTGATCGGGGTCAGAGATAACTCACTAAAGGGAGGGTAGGTGGAGTTGCCACAGCCCTGTTCGTCTGCTCCGTCAGGGCAGTCGTTCCATCCATCACACAACCACTGCTGCTGAAGACACTCCCCTGTTCTGCAGGCAAACTGGCTGGGACCACATGTCCCttttaataaagaagaaaacacacaggagagGGTTTAAGAAAGCCAAAAGTGACGTGAAGAGCGATGGAAGAGGCataggaaaaggaagaaagtaCTGAAATAGGAAAGAATTTGGGCCTCCGAGGGTTTGACAAAGCATCAGGTATAAGCTGCCAATTTTTGAAGAGTAAATGTAGGTCAGAGAAGAAAGGACAGATGGTCAAAGAGAGGTACGATttgaaggaagaaggaaggaggaaggagagacacaaatgagacaggaaggaaaacaaaggaagagaagaaagacggATCagaggcagggggaaaaaacagcagcTCTTTGGTTAGATATGAATTAGctttacaaaaacaagaacTCACTGTCCAGTACAGACACAGCCTGGTATGTTGCGTTGAAGCCGCTGTCGGCCACTCCCTCATCAGCCACAAACACCACAGTCATGTGGGGGCCGGAGGAGGTCAGGTCTGGAGGGAAGGTGGTGCCACAAAACCTGAGTCAAAGGTGGAGGACACAGAAGCTGCTTCAGAACATTGTGGTTACATAACTCACATAAAGGAGGGCACACATTCACTAACATACAGGAGTTAAACAACAAGGACAGGATCTTTGAGGCTACAGTTATTGTAACTGAATCTAACACCTGACATGCACAGAATGAAAGATAAAGGCTTTGGTGGTACTCACCTTCCCAGCACTTTTCCAGCCCCAGTATCGACGCTGTCGTGCACCTCCACGTagtcaaactcacacacatcctgAGTCTCCAGGCTGAAGTTCCTGAAGCTCAGTGTGATGACGTGACCCTCCTCAACAGATATATACCATATGCACAACTGACGGGAAACAGAGGAACAAGAGATTAGTGTACGACGGCCCTGTGATAGCCAGTTTGGAGTGTGTGCGGCGGTCTAACGTGGTTGAGAATGTACCTGCTGGTGAGGATAAGGCCTGGGGTGGTTTGGACTTGACATGTAACCGTACGGCCCGGTCTTCTGCCCACCACATTCTGTGAGTAGAAACCAGGTCCATGAGTTCACCCTTGTGTGTCCTAGGGCCTTTTCAAGTGTGTTTACCTTGTGTTTTTAACTTGCTCACCTTTGTGTTTATGGCTGCAGTTTGCCTCATCTGTTTGGTCGTGGCAGTTCGGATGGCCGTCGCACACTGACACGGGCAGCAGGCAGCGACCACTGTCACACATGAACTCTTCTCTGGAGCAGCTctctgagaaaacacacagtagatacatgcacatacattcaAATGGGAATGGGTACatgtattaaaacacacacacacacacacactactgacTGTGTGCAGGAAGTATGGCCCTGTACTGTGCAGTGAAGCCGCTGCCTGTGATGCTGCCATCAGAGCGGAAGGTGACCCACACTGTGCTGCTGTTCGTGTTGACTGTCGGTGGTGCTACGTTACCACAGAACCTGCAGGAGAGAACAGACCGTTTAACAATCACAACCTTTTGTTTGAATAATCTGTTTATTTCCCTCCATATTACAGCTTTAGAGTTGCCACGTGAGTCTGAACTTTGCACTATGAGTTCTTTAAAGGATTTGCGAGAAAGTTacgtaacatttttttttttaaatttcacgAATCACGTTACGACACTTTCCACAAATGCAAGCAAGCAAAAAAAGGTCACAGTATTCACATGTACTGACATGTCTCCAAGAAGCCCTCAGTACCTAGAAGTGCTCTCCAATTATGCACAGACTTTTAGCGCCATCTACCAACAATTTAAGGTAATGACATGAACCTCAACAATGTTGCTTTAGGGAGAACATGTATAAAAATGATGCTTAATTGACTAAGTGGGACAAGCCTACAGGTTGAGTTTTGAGGTCTGATTAAGTCCTCCAGACACTTGATTTGGTGAGATAGTATAAACGTATTAAAATAACACTTCAGCtgcttttattcttcttctccaAAGTGACAGTGAGTGCAACAGACAAATCTACAAGCAACCAAAAATGTGTTGCATCTGGAGGGGAACGTATTTGATTCATGGAGATAGTCGGGGGTCTGACCAACCTGGTGACCACTGATCTCTGTTCTATCTGCTCCTGCACCTCAAGCCAGTCAAACAGGCAGGGAGATGGTCCCTCTATGGTCAGAGAGGACACGTGGATCTGGACCAGGGAGGGGGATGGGACTCGtattacccacacacacagcaagttGGGGGGGTAGGAGCCGGGGTGGTTTGGAGAACTGAAACTGCCCTCTGAGTCTGTTAAAACCCCCCCAcagcctgagagacagaaaggaatgccttgtttcagtttcacaagaaggaaagaaaaagccTCCAGATCAAGAAAAGACAACACGACATGACAGACATGAAACTGACAAATGCTGGATGTTAAATTAGAATAAAAATGGCCGTTTTGCTTGAATCTCTTACGTGTTTCAGATGGCGGGATCCTGGCGGGCTGCGGTGCAGCTGTGCTGTCCGGCTGACTTCTGTTAGCAGAGTTTGTGGGTAAAGTATGGGACGCTCCATCTCCTGCACTCAGGAGGTCTGGAGGGCTGGTGGACAGCAACTGATCCTCCACCGCCTGGCCTTTTATCTCTAAATcagggacaaaaacacacagggtgGAAACATGACATCTTCAGGCATTGAATCTGAATATATAAAATCACTTGATCCCTTTAGATCAGTTTTAGGTATTTCTTTTTGATTGTGATGATGATCTGAGGCGCGGCAGTGACTCACGTGTGAGGATGAGGGCCAGCGCCAGTCCCAGGGCTGCCAACAggagcagggcagcagcagagaccaccaccaccccccagCCACAACCCGGGCCCCGCAGACGcatcacacacaccccaaaCAGACCCCAGCCGAGGCCTGAATgacacagcgcacacacacacaaacgtgggTATGTGGCAGGACAGAGgagatatttattttcatgattttaaCTTTCTGCTGTTTAGATGTTATTCTCTTTACCCCCTTTCATTTAACACCTAATTGGTATTAAAATGACGTCACATGCTCCAAAGCTTACAGAATACTTCACCACGTCAGAAATGACTCCCCTCTCACATTTTACAATGAATCAAAATGGGAGCTAAAAATAAACCAGACAAAATACTGCGGTCACtgtgtaatttcattttatttttatttatgtttactCCCAGACATGTATGGTGCTGTTTTCAGTTACCCCTCTGATGCACAACATGGGTCAAAAATGACCTGTGCTCATTTTCAACGGTATTTAGCACATAGCTGaatgtttctttgtaatatctttttaacaaaatggtgtctttttttgagaaataattaattattttgattttattattataagttaTTATATTAATTTCTCTGTCTTGCTATGTAATGAAATAGATGTAAACACATCTAACTGAAACTTTCAGACATGGGTCAAAAACAACCAACCAGGATGAAAGTCAACAGTatcatttattttgcagcaaTTCTGACGATGCACAATTAATAAATTGACTGTGACTTTCCAATGTTTGAAAGAAATTTGACTGAAAGATACTTTTAGTCCCTTGTATACGAATTATTAGACATtgccatgtctttcaaactcttCACCTCCAGTTTTTAATACAGGTTTTCTTTTATGAATGTATATAAATGACTATCACGATGACGTCATCAGGGTCATTGTCTGGACTTTAAGTGAGTTTAAGTGAAGCAATAATGTCACTAATCCAacacatgtcaaacacacacacacagctaattaCAGTTCAAGTTCAGCAAGCTGGTTGGCTGACTCACTAGCTGCCGGCGGTTTGATTGGCTCAGGGGTGGACGAGGATGTCCTGAatccctccaccctctcctctcgCTCCCCCTCCAGCTCAAAGGCAGGGTTGCAGAACACATTCTGCACGACAGAAAGAAGTGGAAATGAAACTAtctatttaaaagaaaaaggtcaTGGAGTCACAGACAAAAGATTAGTGTTGATTTCAAGGCGAGACTGTGTAACttttgaaataatgaatgtCACGTTCTTCCttcttcaaatgaaaagttgaattcaaaagcagtgaaacacacCTTTACTCATTTAAACAGGCTCAGGGGGGTTGCTGCTACAGCTTTAtgtggtctggtatgaccagtatcCCTTGGTGGCTACTGTTAGCtcatgttagcaaactttagatattGCTGTATTACTGAATCAGTTAGCTAactttattttgtgttcatgGTCCCATTCCACTCGCTCTCAGTCAGGTCACCTCATGATGGTGTCTAGACCTGCAGTAGCTCATTTTGTTTCGCCACTTGGGGGCGGCAGAAACAAATTgagaacacaacattgacatatcatcacctttgttagcaaacagttgcttatttacacacccaGTAGTTATGGatcaacattatcattcataattcattcattggagtcgtgtttctgtccacctggaGAATATAAGTCCAgcattcactcttcttttagctctgtttttggtctctaccagcTAGTCTctacctgtgtctgtctgctgtttggtgctgagcggGTCGCGTACTGTGGGTTTTTAGTGCTCAAGCGGTGACAGTGAACCAGAACATTAAAGCCAGAAAATGAGCTGAAATTCACTGTAAAGCTGCGTAAAGCTGCAGATTCAAGTGATGGGATGCCTTCatgactcctttcacattgagatcattaaaattattaaaatatgaattatagccgctttaaagCAAAATGACTGAATCCTAGGAAATGTTCAATGTGCAGTCATCTTGTCATCGCTTTAAATACTAACCCATGCTGTTACATTTACACCGATGATGCACACATGAGagacaaatgcacacagctAAGAAGCAGGATTGTTCAATGCAGTTAGAGGTGTTAAATCGTGGctaaaagagaaacaacattGTATAGACACACCTggatttttattgtattgtatttctatatctgtattgtgttttcttttccttttgtgtcttttttttcttatatttcattctttctattttaacttaaaaaaaggACAGGTGTTATAAATTGGCCTTTTGCTATAAACACTAAACATAATGCATCTGGTGCTTGTGCATAAGTGTACTTTGCAGTTCCAACACTATTGATACGTCCATATCAAACAGAATAAACTGAAACTGTGAACTATGCACACATAGAACTGCCATCGCAGGGTTCCAGGTCCACAAGGCTTGTATTAACAGTATTACCACACACGTACAAGCAAAAACCAATGCCCAGTTATGAGGAAGAACTTTGACTTCatgtcaaatatatatacaaagccagctattcagaaaaaaaatgatgatcaAGTGCTGACCAATCTCCTGCTGAATGTCTCAATAACTCTGAGACCTTTCCCACAATGCAGCACCTTCATTAACAACCATCATCCATCTCGTCATCTTCACTCACCTTATAAATGTCTGAAGAGTCTGAGTACACTGCAACTTGGCTGAGGTCAGACATCTTCAGTCGGCTGTCACTCTGTCAGCGCTCCTCTTCTCAAAGAGCCCGACGCTGTGATAAATACATCAGTGGTGACATTGTGAAGAGAGGGAACGTTACAGATGTTTTCCTGGGTTTTCTTAACATTGTTCAATTTTTGCTCCAACAGTAAACTTCCACTGAAGTGCGGTAAGCTCACGGCCTTCACCCCTCCAGCACGGCAGAGCCTTTTGTTGGACATCCATCAATGTGGTCcagatcaaaatgaaaaagcaacaCAATATAATTCACAGCAAAGAATGTTCAAACTCCAGTTATCAAAATATCcatgtttgctgctgttcttcTGCCTTTTGCCTGTTTTAGCAGCATCAACCTgtatttctcttgttttttgaTGGTGTGAGTGGTTACAAAAGAGTTTTAGAAACTCCTGCGCAGTGTTGAATAAAGCCGAGTCAGCTGAGTGGACTGAGcccccaggaggaggaggaggaggagggaggacaggggagGGGAGAAGGGGTGAGGGTCCCTGTTAAATCTCTGTATAATCCCCATAATGATCTTTTAAACtcctaaaatgttttattcacacgCACGCTTGCATGCCCAAACCTGAGCCAGcaggtgcacaaacacacaaatgcaaagacATGTGAGCACAACACATCCtttaaaaccccaaaacactgacacagagacagCGCAGTCGGAGTCATTTCGTAATCATTCCTAGTAATTAggcatcaaaacaacaacagtgttcGGTGAAAAAGTGCCAAAGAGATTGTGAGATTTGAAATTGCATTAGTTGCCCAAAGCTGGCTCATGACATTGCACTTGAGTGTCTtattagatttttatttaaaagcttTGGAGCAGCTTTTTTCGAGGCCACTCTTTGGCtttaaatgaatgagtaaatgtaaaaaaatgtcaCCAAATGTCAAGAAAATCCTAAAACAAGAGAATCAGATCAAATGAGTGCaaccaaaagtgaaagtaaGAGCTCAAATCTGTGTTCTGTCCTAAATTGCTCAACCCCTCCTTCCCAGTTTGGTGCAGTTTTGTATTAATGGGTAATCAGTCATCAAACAAAGCAGCTGACCGCAGGTCAATACAGACACTCtcgctgtgttttctgtctctcaaagACGCAAACACCACTGATACAGAGTCTGATCATGTATGTCAAGCCCGTACTGTGGatccttctcttcatctccgTCCAGGAGGGTGAGCATTTGGTGTTGCACTCTATCCATTTGTAATGTGTGATTACGTCAAATCTATATGGATCCATATCATACGGCCGTGTTGACGCATGTGTCCGTGGAAGCCTTTTGCTTGTGCGTGCATGCAGAGATGCATGTTTATCAGCAACACTTTTACTGTTTGCGCTCCAGTTTCACTGCAGGACTATGGTACTGTGTATGATTATGAAGACGAGACACACAAGGATCCACAGCCAACCAACTGCTCAACCACAGAGAGCATCAAAGGTGGACATGTCACTTACTCACAGGtaaaaataacacactgtacattAGAGCTGATTagagcattttaaatgtttgcttcTGATGTTTAAAAGACGAATGATTGGTGTAATGGTCACATTAATCTACAGACCTTCATTTTTAATGTACATCACTCAGTATGAGAGGTCACATTTCACACCACAGGGAAGGAGTCCTCCTTTGAGAGTGCATATATGCATTTTCTCAGCTCTGTTGCCCTGATGTAGTTGTTTCTTATGTTTTAAAGGTGAATTGAGatgtaataatacatttcattctAACAGGctaataacagaaatataaaacaccGCAAATTACAAGGTGCTCAACCAGCCAGGACTACAGGGACAGATAATGGGTCAAATTGAGgatgatattaatattatagTAATATGTTAGAAACAATAACGAAACAATTAAGTGAAAATAATGCTTTTGCAAGTAAAAATGATAGTCAATGCTGAATTAGGAAGGCCAtattcatgacaaaaaaaaactagaagGTCTGGAAAGTGAAACAAATCAAGCATCTCTTT
Protein-coding sequences here:
- the mfrp gene encoding membrane frizzled-related protein, with protein sequence MSDLSQVAVYSDSSDIYKNVFCNPAFELEGEREERVEGFRTSSSTPEPIKPPAASLGWGLFGVCVMRLRGPGCGWGVVVVSAAALLLLAALGLALALILTQIKGQAVEDQLLSTSPPDLLSAGDGASHTLPTNSANRSQPDSTAAPQPARIPPSETRCGGVLTDSEGSFSSPNHPGSYPPNLLCVWVIRVPSPSLVQIHVSSLTIEGPSPCLFDWLEVQEQIEQRSVVTRFCGNVAPPTVNTNSSTVWVTFRSDGSITGSGFTAQYRAILPAHKSCSREEFMCDSGRCLLPVSVCDGHPNCHDQTDEANCSHKHKECGGQKTGPYGYMSSPNHPRPYPHQQLCIWYISVEEGHVITLSFRNFSLETQDVCEFDYVEVHDSVDTGAGKVLGRFCGTTFPPDLTSSGPHMTVVFVADEGVADSGFNATYQAVSVLDRTCGPSQFACRTGECLQQQWLCDGWNDCPDGADEQGCGNSTYPPFTSSCEFIEVEMCRGLSYNLTSFPNIWLSIADQREAATLLRQYRVLMELACFEPLRRLVCGMFLPQCSPQGGVLQPCRSVCSSAEQQCSQALDLFSFSWPFNCHLLPDSQDPMECSLP